A segment of the Candidatus Poribacteria bacterium genome:
AATATCTGAGGCTCGACACAACTCAAGACTTTTGATTTCCATACCTCATGCTCTTGGGCGGCCACGACAATTTCATTTTCCGTGAGGGGCGACCCGACTGCTTTGCACAAATGGGTGAACCTCGCCAGACAATCAGGAAATTTTCCGATCATCGCGGCATCCTCGTTCTCTGACCACCAAAGCAAAGATTTATCTTCGGTCGTGCCCAGTCGTTCATGGAACGGAGCTCTTGCTTGGAAATCACTTCTCGTTTTCTCAGTTATGAGCGTCTCGAATAAATCAAAGAAGACTGCTTTCACATTACCGCTCCGTTAGGTTGTCAATTTTCCACATACTGTTTCTCGTCCCCCGAACATGAAAACATACTGTTGGCGCGATTGTCGCGCAGCACTTGAGGTATCATCTCTCCAATACATCGAGACAAGATTTCAAGCGACGATCATGATCGGCATATTGTTTTAGCCACTCAACGACCGTTTTGCCATCCTCAAGTCTGGCTTGTAAATCCGCGCCATGTTCTACAAGATACCGCGTCGTTTCTACATGTCCATGACCGGCTGCGCAGTACAGCGGAAAATGCGCGTGATCTGATGTTACATTGACATCCGCTCCACTGCTGACCAACTGTTCTACAATTTCTTGGTCACCGTTTCGCGCAGCATGGTGCAAGGCTGTATCACCACGGGCGTAACGCTCCTGCACTAACGTTGGATCGTCATGGAGCATTGCGTTGACTCGCTGTACATTGGCTAAGAAAACGGCGTATATAAACTGGCGAGCGGCTTCGCTTGATGGTTTGGCATGTGCATCCAAGCCGCCATACGCAACGAGTAATGATACGACCTCCTTATTGTCTGGTACTTCCCCAGCATAGTGAATCACATAACCATCATGCGCTGCCAAATCAGCACCACAGTCTATTAGATATTTAACAACATCATAATGGCGGTTTAATCCGGCATGAAATATAGGGCACCATTCGTATTTGTCGTCTTGATTGACCAGACGAGGATCCTGTTCAACGATTTTCTTTACGACATCGAGGTCCCCGTTGGCTGCCGCGTCATGAATTGAACCGAGTTTCATATTTATTCTCCATCGTGTTAGGTTAATTGTATTTCCAAAAAATAAATAGTAATTTAAGTTTACATTATATATGATAACATATTTGATTCAAAAATGCAAATTCATTTTACTTGTTGAAGGCATTTTTCTTTGGGAATGATTCCGGGGAGACTCTCAATACATACCTATGTCGAAATGGTGTGAGTTGACTCATGGTGTCCATAACGCATCAATCTTGCCCATAATTGATGCCACTTTCTCAGGCTGGTTGTGTTCAAGAACATAGAGTAAATCCGGCAATGGAGCGGTATGGCGATAAAAAGCGCAGCGAGAATACCAACCTTCGTCAATAACGCCATCGTAATAAGCAACCAAATCGCCAACATCTTCTGCCGGATCACCAATCGTGCAACTTCCCCAATCAATAATTCCAGTGACGGTTTCCCTATTGACATCGACTAAAATGTTGTGTGAATAAAAGTCTTGGTGAATAAGAACGGGGGTAAAACAAAAGATAGACGGGTTGGCTATTACCTGTTTGAAATAGATGTTAAGTTCTTCTTGCTGTTTGTGGGTGAGCAGCGGAAAGATATGGGTTTGTATTTTTCCGTGCATTTTAGTTATCCCTTCCTGCCATGCCTGTGGTGTCGTATAAACATCGGTCTCAAATAAGTCTTGCACACGGTCTACCGGAAAGCAATGCAATGCGGTGAGAAAAGCCCCTAACGGCGGTTTCCACCACGATGC
Coding sequences within it:
- a CDS encoding ankyrin repeat domain-containing protein; this encodes MKLGSIHDAAANGDLDVVKKIVEQDPRLVNQDDKYEWCPIFHAGLNRHYDVVKYLIDCGADLAAHDGYVIHYAGEVPDNKEVVSLLVAYGGLDAHAKPSSEAARQFIYAVFLANVQRVNAMLHDDPTLVQERYARGDTALHHAARNGDQEIVEQLVSSGADVNVTSDHAHFPLYCAAGHGHVETTRYLVEHGADLQARLEDGKTVVEWLKQYADHDRRLKSCLDVLER
- a CDS encoding phosphotransferase, with translation MVEIRSHHHATEKNYHAAITENFPQLSIETWEPLHEGWANRTFLVNQEFVFRFPKHQVAAHALVREIRLLTKLAPTVPLPIPQYLYHGQPTQHYPFVFGGYAFIEGTPLDQCPSHVQSASWWKPPLGAFLTALHCFPVDRVQDLFETDVYTTPQAWQEGITKMHGKIQTHIFPLLTHKQQEELNIYFKQVIANPSIFCFTPVLIHQDFYSHNILVDVNRETVTGIIDWGSCTIGDPAEDVGDLVAYYDGVIDEGWYSRCAFYRHTAPLPDLLYVLEHNQPEKVASIMGKIDALWTP